A part of Leptospira yasudae genomic DNA contains:
- the fliI gene encoding flagellar protein export ATPase FliI, which translates to MIEKKFHEKVDVMSKYFLIMDRTETIRKSGKVIRVSGNVIYSEGPPDSKIGELMDVQKSGKEGYLQCEIVGFEGHVYTLMPLGPVEGIYPEAFVFSSGRKLAIPVGKELLGRVLNGVGRPIDKKGHIITKEERPPDNDVPNPLDRPIIRDILMTGVRAIDGILTIGRGQRVGIFSGSGVGKSSLLGMIARYTDADVNVIALVGERGREVNEFIELDLGKEGLQKSIVLAATSDSPKMEQVNCALLATSIAEYFRDQGKHVNLMMDSLTRFAQANREISASNHEPPITRGFSSSVFSKLAKLVERSGTSKSGGTITGFYTVLTEADEMEDPVADAVRGYIDGHIILSRKLAERNHYPAIDVPASLSRVMVRIAPEDQNLRAGMIRELISVYNSAEELIRLNAYVSGSDPRVDLAIRKKDKIDRYLKQKIQERSNYAQALKGLKDVLDDEQEEEEF; encoded by the coding sequence ATGATTGAAAAGAAGTTTCACGAGAAAGTGGACGTAATGTCCAAATACTTCCTGATCATGGATCGCACCGAAACGATCCGTAAATCGGGGAAGGTCATCCGCGTTTCCGGAAACGTCATCTATTCCGAAGGTCCGCCCGATTCCAAAATCGGGGAACTCATGGACGTCCAGAAGAGCGGCAAAGAAGGCTACCTCCAATGCGAAATCGTAGGCTTTGAAGGCCACGTTTATACCCTGATGCCTCTCGGACCCGTGGAAGGAATTTATCCCGAAGCGTTCGTATTTTCATCAGGCCGTAAACTCGCAATCCCCGTCGGAAAAGAACTTCTCGGTCGTGTCCTAAACGGCGTCGGAAGACCGATCGACAAAAAAGGTCATATCATCACAAAGGAAGAACGTCCTCCCGACAACGACGTTCCCAACCCGCTCGATCGACCGATCATCCGCGACATTCTGATGACGGGGGTCCGAGCCATAGACGGAATTCTTACCATTGGAAGAGGACAACGCGTCGGTATCTTTTCCGGTTCCGGCGTCGGTAAATCCAGTTTGCTCGGAATGATCGCGCGTTATACCGACGCGGACGTAAACGTGATCGCTCTCGTCGGAGAACGCGGACGAGAAGTGAACGAATTCATCGAACTCGATCTCGGTAAAGAAGGTCTTCAAAAATCCATCGTCCTCGCGGCGACATCCGATTCTCCCAAAATGGAACAGGTCAACTGCGCCCTGCTCGCAACTTCCATCGCCGAATATTTCCGCGACCAAGGAAAACACGTGAACCTCATGATGGATTCCTTGACTAGATTCGCGCAGGCCAATCGGGAAATCTCCGCATCCAATCACGAACCTCCGATCACGAGAGGTTTCAGTTCTTCCGTGTTTTCTAAACTCGCAAAACTCGTGGAACGTTCCGGAACTTCCAAGTCGGGCGGAACGATCACGGGGTTTTACACAGTTCTTACCGAAGCCGACGAGATGGAAGATCCGGTCGCCGATGCGGTTCGAGGTTATATAGACGGCCATATCATTCTCAGCCGAAAACTCGCGGAACGAAATCATTATCCCGCGATCGACGTTCCCGCTTCGCTTTCCCGGGTCATGGTAAGAATCGCACCGGAAGATCAAAACCTGAGAGCGGGAATGATCCGCGAACTCATCAGCGTTTACAACTCCGCCGAAGAATTGATCCGCTTGAACGCATACGTTTCCGGTTCGGACCCGCGCGTGGATCTTGCAATTCGCAAGAAGGACAAGATCGATCGTTATCTGAAACAGAAAATTCAGGAAAGAAGCAACTACGCTCAGGCTTTAAAAGGTTTGAAAGA